The following are encoded together in the Montipora foliosa isolate CH-2021 chromosome 12, ASM3666993v2, whole genome shotgun sequence genome:
- the LOC137979028 gene encoding zinc finger protein DPF3-like isoform X3, which yields MNNCNLWISKLERRPGHTSHYIYSYPARRWRKKKRPPPTERTAEPKGLDVEEQTTDNVEMEVEGALEETESEYTKESVADEMKLGESEDEEDTRDDSGALSTDDEEFVIGKKRPISNKGRPRGKKIHHVGTFPEVHVQKTVPQIPGLLHVRNISKEELARMDPEERKKPYVCEICGRRYKNGPGLKYHYTHYNHEQDAGTTHHEEPVVSHPPTPAVSSIPIESPKVVPSPPQPRGPGRPKKVSGADVSPNNYCDFCLGDVFENKKTRHPEELLSCADCGRSGHPTCLQFTGKLTESVKKYKWQCIECKSCTLCGTSDNDDQLLFCDDCDRGYHMYCLKPPMEKPPEGHWMCALCENAAISIPVPHSQIMLPMLKDEFAGGL from the exons ATGAACAACTGCAACTTGTGGATCAGCAAGCTAGAACGTCGGCCAGGACATACATCCCATTATATTTACAGTTACCCAGCAAGAAGgtggagaaagaaaaaaaggcctCCACCGACCGAGCGAACAGCTGAACCCAAGGGTTTGGACGTGGAAG AACAAACCACTGACAATGTAGAAATGGAAGTGGAAGGAGCTCTAGAGGAAACTGAGTCTGAGTATACAAAGGAATCAGTAGCAGATGAAATGAAGCTTGGGGAAAGCGAAGATGAGGAGGATACAAGAGATGATAGTGGTGCACTTTCTACCGATGATGAAGAATTTGTCATTGGTAAGAAAAGACCCATCAGCAATAAGGGCCGACCACGTGGCAAGAAGATCCACCATGTTGGAACATTCCCTGAAGTTCATGTACAA AAGACAGTTCCTCAAATTCCTGGCCTTCTCCATGTGAGGAACATCTCCAAAGAAGAACTAGCTAGGATGGACCCAGAGGAGCGAAAAAAGCCTTATGTGTGTGAGA TTTGTGGAAGGCGTTACAAGAATGGTCCAGGACTGAAGTATCACTACACTCACTACAACCATGAGCAGGATGCAGGCACAACACATCACGAGGAGCCAGTTGTTTCACACCCGCCAACCCCTGCAGTCAGTAGTATCCCAATAGAATCCCCAAAGGTGGTCCCGTCACCACCCCAGCCGAGGGGTCCAGGCCGACCCAAGAAGGTATCAGGGGCAGATGTATCTCCAAACAACTACTGTGACTTTTGTTTGGGCGATGTGTTTgagaacaagaaaacaagacACCCAGAGGAGTTGTTATCCTGTGCTGACTGCGGCAGATCAG GTCATCCCACCTGTCTTCAGTTTACGGGAAAGCTGACGGAAAGTGTCAAGAAGTATAAATGGCAATGCATTGAATGCAAGTCTTGTACCCTTTGTGGAACTTCAGATAATGAT GATCAGTTGCTGTTTTGTGATGATTGTGACAGAGGTTATCACATGTACTGTTTAAAGCCACCTATGGAGAAACCTCCAGAAG